A stretch of Aeromicrobium tamlense DNA encodes these proteins:
- a CDS encoding potassium/proton antiporter yields MTSHDLDVILLTGSGVLILAVLAVRLSVGIGLPSLLMYLGLGILIGYDGAGVQFADANIALVLGLSALILILAEGGLTTNWSTMRPALGLGVLLATVGTSISVGIVAAGAHYLFGLDWQLAVLIAAVLSPTDAAAVFSVLRSVPLKSRVSGVLETESGLNDAPIVVLVTAISVGEINDHGVGGFLALIVFELVIGALLGLLVGWGGARLLRRAALPAAGLYPLVVFAVTVLAYASAALIHASGFAAVYVAAVVLGNTELPHRSATRSFVEGIGWLAQIGLFVMLGLLVHPSDIQLWHIGAGVGIGALLTFVARPASVAACAAWFRVGWREQLFIGWAGLRGAVPIVLATIPLANGVTQSIDLFNITFVAVVVYTIVQAAPLHRLARWCGVESDRGRDVEIDAAPLERISADLLQIHVPSTSRLAGVEVGELRLPEGASVTMVVRGDSTLVPHRTTRIRVGDELLIVTTRDLREGVERRLRSVARHGRLAGWDLDPRRRDS; encoded by the coding sequence GTGACCTCCCACGACCTCGACGTCATCCTCCTGACGGGGTCCGGAGTCCTCATCCTGGCCGTCCTGGCCGTGCGCCTGTCCGTGGGCATCGGGCTGCCCTCGCTGCTCATGTACCTCGGGCTGGGCATCCTCATCGGCTACGACGGCGCCGGCGTCCAGTTCGCCGACGCGAACATCGCGCTCGTCCTGGGCCTCTCGGCGCTGATCCTCATCCTCGCCGAGGGCGGCCTGACCACGAACTGGTCGACGATGCGGCCCGCGCTGGGCCTCGGCGTGCTGCTGGCGACGGTGGGCACGTCGATCAGCGTGGGCATCGTCGCGGCCGGAGCGCACTACCTGTTCGGCCTCGACTGGCAGCTGGCCGTCCTCATCGCGGCCGTCCTCTCGCCCACCGACGCCGCCGCGGTCTTCTCGGTCCTGCGCTCGGTGCCGCTGAAGTCGCGGGTGTCGGGCGTGCTGGAGACCGAGTCCGGCCTCAACGACGCGCCCATCGTCGTCCTCGTCACGGCGATCAGCGTGGGCGAGATCAACGACCACGGCGTCGGCGGGTTCCTGGCGCTGATCGTCTTCGAGCTCGTGATCGGCGCCCTGCTGGGCCTGCTGGTCGGGTGGGGCGGGGCCCGGCTGCTGCGGCGGGCGGCGCTGCCCGCGGCGGGCCTCTACCCGCTCGTCGTCTTCGCCGTGACGGTGCTGGCATACGCCTCGGCCGCCCTGATCCACGCGAGCGGCTTCGCGGCGGTCTACGTGGCGGCCGTCGTGCTGGGCAACACCGAGCTGCCGCACCGCTCGGCCACCCGCTCGTTCGTCGAGGGGATCGGCTGGCTCGCCCAGATCGGCCTGTTCGTGATGCTCGGTCTGCTCGTGCACCCGAGCGACATCCAGCTCTGGCACATCGGCGCGGGCGTTGGGATCGGCGCGCTGCTGACCTTCGTGGCGCGGCCGGCGTCCGTCGCCGCCTGCGCCGCGTGGTTCCGCGTCGGCTGGCGCGAGCAGCTGTTCATCGGCTGGGCCGGCCTGCGCGGCGCGGTGCCGATCGTGCTGGCGACGATCCCGCTCGCGAACGGCGTCACGCAGTCCATCGACCTGTTCAACATCACCTTCGTGGCCGTCGTCGTCTACACGATCGTGCAGGCCGCGCCGCTGCACCGCCTCGCGCGCTGGTGCGGCGTCGAGAGCGACCGGGGCCGCGACGTCGAGATCGACGCGGCACCCCTCGAGCGGATCTCGGCCGACCTGCTGCAGATCCACGTGCCGTCCACGTCGCGCCTGGCCGGCGTGGAGGTGGGCGAGCTCCGGCTGCCCGAGGGCGCCTCGGTGACGATGGTGGTCCGCGGCGACTCGACGCTCGTGCCGCACCGCACCACGCGCATCCGCGTGGGCGACGAGCTGCTCATCGTGACCACGCGCGACCTGCGCGAGGGCGTGGAGCGGCGGCTGCGGTCGGTGGCCCGGCACGGCCGCCTGGCCGGCTGGGACCTCGACCCGCGCCGCCGCGACTCGTGA
- a CDS encoding flavodoxin domain-containing protein, which translates to MPLVVHASKYGSAELYASWIGEALGAPVAAADEVTPQQLAATDVVVLCGAIYGPTLRGSSLLRKAMELGTATRFVLVTVGLSDPGITTKRDELVASKLPDELRERLEVVHVRGAMDRSRLSLVERSMMSTIRRGLAVKRDRTAEEQAMLDALTPDSIDLTDRAAVATVVEACLG; encoded by the coding sequence GTGCCTCTCGTCGTCCACGCCTCCAAGTACGGGTCCGCCGAGCTCTACGCGAGCTGGATCGGGGAGGCGCTCGGCGCGCCCGTGGCCGCCGCCGACGAGGTCACCCCGCAGCAGCTGGCCGCGACAGACGTGGTCGTGCTGTGCGGCGCGATCTACGGCCCGACCCTGCGGGGCAGCAGCCTGCTGCGGAAGGCCATGGAGCTGGGCACGGCGACGCGGTTCGTCCTGGTCACGGTGGGGCTCAGCGACCCCGGGATCACGACGAAGCGCGACGAGCTGGTCGCGTCGAAGCTCCCCGACGAGCTGCGCGAGCGGCTGGAGGTCGTCCACGTGCGCGGCGCGATGGACCGGTCGCGGCTGAGCCTGGTGGAGAGGTCGATGATGTCGACGATCCGCCGCGGGCTCGCGGTGAAGCGGGACCGCACGGCCGAGGAGCAGGCCATGCTCGACGCGCTCACCCCGGACTCGATCGACCTCACCGACCGCGCTGCGGTCGCCACGGTCGTCGAGGCGTGCCTAGGCTGA
- a CDS encoding LLM class F420-dependent oxidoreductase: MRFSVHVYNFTIPGEPQTLAPTLAETARRAEQAGADAVTLMDHYFQMETVGRSEDPMLEGYTALGYLAAVTERVKLGLLVTGVTYRHPGLLAKIATTLDVLSGGRAILGLGAAWYEREHLGLGVPYPSMKERFERLEETLQIVHQMWSDDDGAYEGKHYQLAETICHPAPIQQPHPPILLGGMGEKKTLRFVAEYGDACNLFPAGVDVIRHKLEVLDQHCADVGRDPADILRTLQSPGDAVKDPEKFLEDVAAYAELGIQSVSVSPHGPDPVAWVSEFAERTAPRLAEI; the protein is encoded by the coding sequence ATGCGCTTCAGCGTCCACGTCTACAACTTCACGATCCCCGGCGAGCCGCAGACGCTCGCCCCGACCCTCGCCGAGACGGCGCGCCGGGCCGAGCAGGCCGGCGCCGATGCCGTCACCCTGATGGACCACTACTTCCAGATGGAGACCGTCGGCCGCTCCGAGGACCCCATGCTGGAGGGCTACACAGCCCTGGGCTACCTCGCCGCCGTCACCGAGCGGGTCAAGCTGGGCCTGCTGGTCACCGGCGTGACCTACCGCCACCCCGGCCTGCTGGCCAAGATCGCCACGACCCTCGACGTGCTGTCGGGTGGTCGCGCGATCCTGGGCCTCGGCGCCGCCTGGTACGAGCGCGAGCACCTCGGCCTCGGCGTTCCGTACCCGTCGATGAAGGAGCGGTTCGAGCGGCTCGAGGAGACGCTGCAGATCGTCCACCAGATGTGGAGCGACGACGACGGCGCCTACGAGGGCAAGCACTACCAGCTGGCCGAGACGATCTGCCATCCCGCGCCGATCCAGCAGCCGCACCCGCCGATCCTGCTCGGCGGCATGGGCGAGAAGAAGACGCTGCGGTTCGTGGCCGAGTACGGCGACGCCTGCAACCTCTTCCCCGCCGGCGTCGACGTCATCCGGCACAAGCTCGAGGTCCTCGACCAGCACTGCGCCGACGTGGGTCGCGACCCCGCCGACATCCTGCGCACCCTGCAGTCGCCCGGCGACGCCGTGAAGGACCCCGAGAAGTTCCTCGAGGACGTCGCGGCCTACGCCGAGCTGGGCATCCAGTCGGTGTCCGTCTCGCCGCACGGTCCCGACCCGGTGGCCTGGGTCAGCGAGTTCGCCGAGAGGACCGCGCCGCGTCTCGCCGAGATCTGA
- the aroQ gene encoding type II 3-dehydroquinate dehydratase — MTTRRLLLVNGPNLNLLGTREPDIYGSETLADVEALVAEAAAARGYEVRAVQSNHEGVLLDAIHEARHDCAGIVINPGGLTHTSVVLRDALSGVALPVAEVHISDVMAREPFRHHSYVADVAVVHVIGEGVPGYRAATDRLIDHVEGR, encoded by the coding sequence GTGACCACCCGCCGGCTGCTGCTCGTCAACGGGCCCAACCTCAACCTCCTCGGCACTCGCGAGCCCGACATCTACGGCTCCGAGACGCTCGCCGACGTCGAGGCGCTCGTCGCCGAGGCCGCCGCCGCCCGCGGCTACGAGGTGCGCGCCGTGCAGAGCAACCACGAGGGCGTCCTCCTCGACGCGATCCACGAGGCCCGCCACGACTGCGCCGGCATCGTCATCAACCCCGGCGGGCTCACCCACACCTCGGTCGTGCTGCGCGACGCGCTCTCGGGCGTGGCGCTGCCCGTGGCCGAGGTGCACATCTCCGACGTCATGGCGCGCGAGCCGTTCCGCCACCACTCGTACGTCGCCGACGTGGCCGTCGTTCACGTGATCGGCGAGGGCGTCCCCGGCTACCGCGCCGCCACGGATCGGCTGATCGACCACGTCGAGGGCCGATAG